Below is a genomic region from Armatimonadota bacterium.
GTATGAAGGCGAGAACTTCTTTAGCAAGTTCTCATCACTCCCTCGTGGGAAGACTTTGCTCGGAGTTGCGGGCAAGATCTACTCTCGTGAGGATGTAAACATTGCTCTTGGACTGGGAGCAGACTTTGTGGCGATTGGGAAAGCTGGGATTCTTCACCACAACTTCCCCACACTGATCGAAGAGGAACCTGCGTTTCAAATGACGTCGCCGCCAGTCACCGAGGATTACTTGAGGAGCGAAGGATTGGGAGAGGCGTTTGTGCAATACATGAAACGATGGGAAGGATTCGTGGCGTAACTGTGCACAATTGGGGCCGACCTCGCGTAGCATAAAGCCATGATGATCGCCGCGGCTCTTTTGCTGTTCCAAACGTACAAGCCTGAGTACGTCAAAATGGACGACCACGATCCCAACGGGATCGGATATAGCTATATGGGGCGAGAGATGGCGAACTACATGAGCCACGAAGCCGCACCCTGGCTAGATCGTCCTGAGCGATACAAAGAAGAAGCTCCGCAACTCTTGCTCGATGCGCTGAACCTCAAGAACGGGATGGTGGTGGCCGACATCGGAGCAGGCAGCGGTTATTTGAGTTTCCCAATGGCAGCCAAGGTTGCGCCGAAAGGAAAGGTGATTGCTGAAGAGATTCAGACCGAGATGCTTCAGATCATCGAAGAAAAAGCTCGAAAGAACAAAATAACAAACGTTGAACGTCTTCTAGGAACCACTGAGGATCCAAAATTACCGACCTCGTCAGTCGATTTGGCGATCATGGTTGATGTTTATCACGAATTTGATAAACCTTACGAGATGATGGCGAACATTTTGAAGGGCATCAAGAAGGGTGGGCAGGTTGTTTTCGTGGAGTACCGCAAGGAGGATCCAAGGGTTCCCATCAAAGAGCTTCACAAAATGAGCGAAGCTCAGGTGAAGAAGGAAATGGCAATTTTTCCTGTTCGGTGGACGCGGACGAGCAATGTCCTACCTCGGCAGCACATCATCTTTTTTGAAAAGTTGTAGGCTTTTGCTTTCGCCCACCCCTGGGGAGAAAAAACTCATGCCCAGACCGAATGATTTTTGACAAACAGAGAGCTTCGGCCTCTCAGCGAATTGCCTCGGTTAGCGCCAAAACCTTCTTGATATCGGCGACAGTTAGTCCAAGTTCTTTCAGGAGTACTTTGCTTGCCGATGTGCCCGGCCCAATTCCAACGCTTTCAAATGCTTCTTCTGGTAGCTTCCCCTGTTCGCATATGAGCAGAACCGCTTGAATCGACCTAACGCGGTTTACAAACTCATGAAATCCTTGCCCCGTCTTGGCTTTGAAAGTTCTTGAGAAGTGATAGACGGAGTACCCGCATTTCGCGGCCGCCTCGGGGACGCTCCATGGGTCCCTAGGCGACGCAATCACGTCATGGCACAGCTTATCGAAAGCGGAGTCTAACTGAGGCAGCCGGTAAAGGGTACGAGCCTCGCTAGCGGCGGAACCGATCCGCTCGAGTATGTCCATAAGCAGCGACGATAGCCGAAAAAACGGCTCTCGCTGGGGGCAATTTTTAATCGACTCCACTTTTTGTAGAATCGGGTCACGCCCAAGTTCGATCGTCGTGTGAGGGACTCGGCTCCTGTTCGCCGCGAGAAATGGCTCGATCTCGGGCAGCGCAGCGCGATCAGCCAAAAGGAAAATCGTTTCGGAGCTACTCTTACCAAAAATGACGGAATACGAGCCAGCCGAAAGCAAGTAGGTTGTACCTGGTTGGATCAAGATAGTGGCCCGAGCGGAATGTGACGTAAGGATGGAAGTACCCGAGAGGCGAACAGCCGCACTGATCGCACCGACAGGGACTCGAAAGTTAAAAACATGCGGTTTATCGTTACTCCGGACACTTCGCAGAGCGGAAATCGATGGATTGGTTGAGTAAAGCTCCGTAACGTCGATTCCACAACCCGGAGTCATGATCGCGGATTTGAAACTCGTAACGATATTTGCTTGTTCCACTGAGTATATCCCCATCCGCTTGCTCTGGCTCTTCACACCAAGAATGCAACCAAATCTGCGTTACCGTAACTAAATCCCAGGTTAGCCCATCACGCTCAAATATCGATAGGTTTTGTTGATATATCGTGCATTTATATCCTCGAGGAATCTAACTACTCCGGCAGACTCAGAATATCCTTCATGCTAATGGCCTTCTGGTTACCGTATTCCAAAAGCTTTGAACGAGTGTCCTGGATATCCAAGTTCCGCATCGAAAGCTGCCCAATTCGGTCTTCCGGCGTGAACTCCGAGGCGCCCGATTCCATGCTGAGTTTCTCGGGGTGGTACGCAAAGTTCTCACCCTGCGTATTCAGAATGCTGTAGTCATCGCCCCGCCGGAGCTGAAGGGTGACAGAGCCCGACACGACAGAAGCTACCCAGCGTTGCAGTGAATCCCGAATCATCAATGACTGCGGATCAAACCAGCGCCCCTCATACATTAAGCGGCCAAGTTTTCTACCCATCGTTCGGTAGTTGTCGATAGTTGCCTCGTTGTGAACCGCATTCACCAACCGCTCGTAAGCGGCAAAAAGAAGTGCCATCCCGGGAGCCTCGTAGATACCCCGCGACTTCGCCTCAATAATCCGGTTCTCGATCTGATCGCTACAGCCCAGACCATGACGTCCGCCTATCTCGTTGGCCCTCTCCACCAATTCGACTCGGCTCGAGAATCTCTCGCCGTTGATCGCTACCGGCCAACCGGATTCAAACTCAACTTCTACGTCCTCAGCGGAAATCTCCACCGAATGATCCCAAAACTTGGCGCACATGATCGGCTCAACCAAGTGCAGTCCGTTCGATAGGAATTCAAGGTCCTTCGCCTCGTGGGTCGCTCCCCAGATGTTTGCATCCGTGCTGTACGCCTTTTCTTTGCTGTCCCGGTAGGGCAACTTGCGGGTTTCCAACCACTCCGACATCTCCTTCCGTCCACCGAGCTCATCAACAAACGCCCGATCCAGCCAAGGCTTGTAAATCCTCAAGTCAGGATTCGCCAACAACCCGTATCGATAAAACCTCTCAATATCGTTGCCCTTGTAGGTGCTTCCGTCTCCCCAAATGCTGACGCCGTCCTCAGCCATCGCACGCACTAGAAGGGTCCCAGTCACGGCGCGGCCTATCGGAGTTGTGTTGAAGTAAGTTTTGCCGCCGGTCGAGATATGAAACGCTCCGCACTGGAGGGCGATCAGCCCTTCATTGACCATCTCTGGACGGCAGTCAACCAGCCGAGCCTTCTCGGCTCCGTAGTCGAGTGCACGTTGAGGAACTCCGTCAATATCGCTTTCGTCAACCTGCCCGAGCTGGCCGGTGTAACTGTAAGGAATCGCCCCTTTCTCTCGCATCCAGGCGACTGCGACGCTAGTATCCAGCCCTCCGCTAAACGCAATGCCAACTTTTTCGCCGACGGGAAGGGAGCCAAGGATTCTGCTGGACACCCTCTTAGGTTACCGTCTGCGAGCCTACTCCGACGGCATGGTACTCGCTAGCCGAGCACCCATGTTCCGAGCCAAAAGCATGAAGTGCTCAACGACAACCTCGTTAGGTGCAGTATCTCTAAGGGTTTTCTCGAACAGCTCCAGCCACTGCGGAACCATCCATGCCCTTGCCTGCTCAACTCCAGCATGAACCTCCATGAGCTTCCCCTGGTACCCAGCGCTCCGCAAGGCGACGCCTTCCCAAAACAGCTTCATCTTTGCTAAGTGCGGTGGCCAGTCCTTGATCTTCGAAGCAAAAATCGGACCCAGCACCTCGTGGTGCTGAATCCGATCATAAAACGTGTCCACCAGCAAGCTGATGTACTCCTCACTTACCCCAATCTCGCGTGAAGACCGTTGTAGCTCAGCACGCTTCTTCAGCACCAGATCAGAGGCAAGTTCAACGCGCATCTGGTTCGTTTTACGCTATTCGATCTCCGATTGTCGCTAGAATCCGCGTCCTAAATCGATAAACGAATAATGAGAAGCGATCTCCTACTCGTCGCCACCAGCTTGCTTCATCATCCCCGCTTCCTTCTGGGATCGGGTTTCGACGCTTGCATCAGGCTTCGCTCCACAACCGACGAGGAGAACAGCAATGACGGCGAGCAGAATCGTAGGTCGCATGCTCTTTATGACGAGGATCAAATGTCAATCGGTTCGATTTATCGTTAGGAAGTCG
It encodes:
- a CDS encoding methyltransferase domain-containing protein, with the translated sequence MMIAAALLLFQTYKPEYVKMDDHDPNGIGYSYMGREMANYMSHEAAPWLDRPERYKEEAPQLLLDALNLKNGMVVADIGAGSGYLSFPMAAKVAPKGKVIAEEIQTEMLQIIEEKARKNKITNVERLLGTTEDPKLPTSSVDLAIMVDVYHEFDKPYEMMANILKGIKKGGQVVFVEYRKEDPRVPIKELHKMSEAQVKKEMAIFPVRWTRTSNVLPRQHIIFFEKL
- a CDS encoding group III truncated hemoglobin, translating into MRVELASDLVLKKRAELQRSSREIGVSEEYISLLVDTFYDRIQHHEVLGPIFASKIKDWPPHLAKMKLFWEGVALRSAGYQGKLMEVHAGVEQARAWMVPQWLELFEKTLRDTAPNEVVVEHFMLLARNMGARLASTMPSE
- a CDS encoding AraC family transcriptional regulator gives rise to the protein MEQANIVTSFKSAIMTPGCGIDVTELYSTNPSISALRSVRSNDKPHVFNFRVPVGAISAAVRLSGTSILTSHSARATILIQPGTTYLLSAGSYSVIFGKSSSETIFLLADRAALPEIEPFLAANRSRVPHTTIELGRDPILQKVESIKNCPQREPFFRLSSLLMDILERIGSAASEARTLYRLPQLDSAFDKLCHDVIASPRDPWSVPEAAAKCGYSVYHFSRTFKAKTGQGFHEFVNRVRSIQAVLLICEQGKLPEEAFESVGIGPGTSASKVLLKELGLTVADIKKVLALTEAIR
- the argG gene encoding argininosuccinate synthase, which translates into the protein MSSRILGSLPVGEKVGIAFSGGLDTSVAVAWMREKGAIPYSYTGQLGQVDESDIDGVPQRALDYGAEKARLVDCRPEMVNEGLIALQCGAFHISTGGKTYFNTTPIGRAVTGTLLVRAMAEDGVSIWGDGSTYKGNDIERFYRYGLLANPDLRIYKPWLDRAFVDELGGRKEMSEWLETRKLPYRDSKEKAYSTDANIWGATHEAKDLEFLSNGLHLVEPIMCAKFWDHSVEISAEDVEVEFESGWPVAINGERFSSRVELVERANEIGGRHGLGCSDQIENRIIEAKSRGIYEAPGMALLFAAYERLVNAVHNEATIDNYRTMGRKLGRLMYEGRWFDPQSLMIRDSLQRWVASVVSGSVTLQLRRGDDYSILNTQGENFAYHPEKLSMESGASEFTPEDRIGQLSMRNLDIQDTRSKLLEYGNQKAISMKDILSLPE